The genomic DNA GAACATTCTGTTACGTTTGTGAAAGCGCCCCTAATCGGGCCAAAGGTGGGTTTTTCCTGAAATAGCGATAAATCCGCCGATTCACAAGAGCTTTTTGAATTTCATGCAAATTCAGCCCATTTAAAACAGCCCGTAAAACAGCCCGCAACCTAAAACGGCTTGACCACCACAAGGATGACAATCCCAACCATTATCACCGCAGGAACTTCATTGATAATGCGGAAATAACGCTCAGAGTGCCGGTTCTGATCGGAAGCAAACTGCTTCACATGCCACGCCAGCCGAAAATGCACTGCGCTCATCAGGATCACCAGCAGCAACTTGCCATGCAGCCAATAGGTACCGTCACCCAGATAGCCGCCAGCCCCAATCAGATAGAGCCCCAACGCCCAGCTGACAAGCATCGCCGGCGTCCCGATTCCGCGTAACAACCGCCGTTGCATGATCTTGAAGGTTTCCGATTGCTCACTCCCGGCCGCCGCTGAACAATGATACACCATCAACCGTGGCAGGTAGAGCAATGTCGCCATCCACGAGATCACCGCTAAAATATGGAAAGCCTTCAGCCACAAATACATCTGAAATTCCTAACCCGCACGAACCTGTTCAATCATCGCTGATACGTGATCCACCGGGGTTTCCGGGGTAATACCATGTCCCAGATTGAACACAAACCGCGCACCTTTGGCAGCGTCCAGAATATCGCTGATCCCCTCATGCAGGGCGGTACCTCCAGCCACCAGCCGGGTCGGATCAAGGTTACCCTGCAAAACCACACTGGAACTCAACTGCTGTTTCGCCAATGCCATCGGATAGGTCCAGTCAAGCCCGACACAATCAATCCCGGTCTCCCTCACGTAACGCTCATAATGCAGAGAAGCGCCCTTCGGAAACCCAATCACGGGCGTGCCGGGATGACGTGCTTTCACACCGGCAACAATCTGTTTCATTGGCTCAAGGCAAAACTCGATAAAATCAGCTTCTCCAAGAATCCCCGACCAGCTGTCAAACACCTGAACCGCATCTGCGCCGGCCTCAATCTGTGCCGACAGATACTCAATCGACATCGCGGTCAGCACTTCAATCAGATCACGAAACTCCGCCCTGTATTTATGAACAAAAACCCGTGTCGGAGCCTGATCCGACGTCCCCCGCCCAGCCACCATATATGTCGCAACCGTCCAGGGCGCACCGCAGAAACCAAGCAATGTGGTCTCTGCCGGCAACGCAGCGCGAATATCACTGACCGCCTGCAAAACCGGTTGCAGGTGATCCAAAGCCCCATTCAGGCTAAGCGCTACAATTTCTCCAGGATTGATCGGATCCAGCCGCGGCCCGACACCACTTTCAAAACTGACTTTGCGGCCCAACGCATCCGGCACAACCAGAATGTCGGAAAACAGGATTGCGCCGTCAAACCCAAACCTGCGGATCGGCTGCAGCGTGACTTCTTTGGCAAATTTCGGCGAATAGCACAAATCCAGAAATGAACCCGCTTCCGCTCTGGTCTTCCTGTATTCAGGCAGATATCGTCCAGCCTGACGCATCATCCAGATCGGAGGCGGCCAAAGCGCATCGTCTTCAGGGCCACTTTGTAAAACCTGCAGCAGGCACTTGTTCATAGATGATCCGATAGGCCACCGGGGCAGTGGCAAAGGTTTGAATTTCCGACTTGCGACAGCGTTCTGTCTAGCACAGGCGCTGATCGTTTCATTCCCCAAAAATTCCCTAATAAAGTCTTAATTTCTTATTGTTTATATTATTTGTCTGTGAGTAACGGGGATTCAATGACACTCACACTTTTCCCGGCTCTTACCTGAAATTATCTCATCTTTCAAAGCGGCTATAACCCCAGCCTGAATTCCCCGAACACTGAGGAGATCAAATTTCACAATCATTAACAAAACCTTAACCGCCACTTCAAATCGAATAAATTGTGGAATAAAGTTGGACAAACCTGCACAACTCTTTATCCCCGCACTTCATCCGGTGAAACCGGGAATTTTACACAGAGCACAATTTGTTAATCTATTATTAACCATCGGCAACAAGCTGCGCCGCTGGACATTTCGCCAGGACTTCTCCAAAACTCATTCATGATTCGTCAACAGGGTTCGCCCACAGTTTGTGGATATCTTACGTGAAAAAATCCACCTTCTTCCATCTGCACCTGGTCTCGGACGCCACCGGTGAAACTTTGATCAATGTCGGCCGTGCGGCTGCCGCGCAATATGATTCCGCCCAGGCGCGGGAGCATATCTACACTATGGTGCGCAGCGAAAAAGATATCACGAAGGTGGTAGCCGAAATCGAAACCGCACCGGGCATCGTCCTGTATACTCTGATCGAGCCGGAACACGCAGCCATGCTGGAGGAGAGCTGCCGCGAGCTCGGCGTTCCGGCGCTGTCGGTTCTGGACCCGATTCTAAGCTTGTTTCAGACCTATCTCGGAGCCAAATCAGCCAAGCGGGCAGGGGCGCAACATGCGCTTGATACCGAGTATTTCCGCCGCATCGATGCTCTGAACTTCACCTTGTCCCATGATGATGGCCAGCTCAGCAACGAGCTTCATGAAGCTGACGTCATCCTTCTGGGAATCAGCCGCACATCGAAGACACCAACCTCGATTTATCTGGCAAATCGCGGCATCAAGGCGGCCAATATTCCGCTCGTTCCCGACGTTCCGCTGCCTGATGCCCTCGACAAGATGTCAACCGCGTTCATAGTCGGACTGATTGCCAGTCCCGACCGGATCGTGCAGATTCGCCAGCACCGACTTTTGTCGATCAATGCGGATACGAAGGACACAGCCTATATCGACAAACACGCAGTGGCCGAAGAAATTGCCCTGACGCGCCGGCTGTGTGCCCGCCGTGGCTGGCCGATTATCGATGTCACGAGGCGATCGATCGAGGAAACCGCCGCCGCAATTCTGACGCTGTACAACACCCACAAGACAAGACAGGAAACACCATGACAACCACTTATGGGGAATTTCAGCACGCCCCTCTTGTCCTCGCCTCCAAAAGCCCGGCGCGCGCGGGCCTGTTGCGCGCTGCCGGTCTGAAAATAACAACAGCCGAGGCCGATATCGACGAGCGCAGTGTCGAGGCCGCCGTCGGAAGCGACCTTGAAGGCGAGGATCTTGCTCTGATCCTGGCTCAGGCCAAAGCTGCTAATGTCGCGCCCCAATTCGCTGATACCCACATCATAGGCGCAGATCAGACCCTGACTTGCGAGGGTCGGATTATTCACAAAGCCGAGGATGATCAGGACCTGCGCAAGAAACTGCTGTGGCTCAGCGGCAGGACGCATACTCTCAGCGCCGCGCTGGTGGTTGTGTATAATGGCGAGACGGTCTGGCAGCATACTTCCCAGGCCCATATGACAATGCGCATATTAACGCCCGAATTTGTTGGCCGATATGTCGCAGCAACCCGCCCGGATTCGCTCGACAGTGTCGGAGGGTATCAGCTGGAAGGTCCCGGCTCACAATTGTTCGACAGCATAGATGGTGATTATTTCACCATTCTCGGATTGCCGCTTCTGCCCTTGCTGGCCTGGCTGCGGTCCGAGAAAATCCTGATATCATGAGTGTTGCGGCTCCGAATCGATGACCGGGTCTCCTGACATACGAGCCTGCGTGATCGGGTTTCCCATCACCCACTCCCGTTCACCGCAGTTGCATACCTATTGGCTCGACCAATATGGCATTGATGGATGTTACGCAGCCGAATCAATTGCGCCCGACGGACTGCCGGATTTTCTGCTGTCGGTGAAGCAGGACGCAGCAGGTTATTGCGGCGGCAATGCAACCATTCCCCACAAGGAGGCTTTGCTGGCGCTGGCCGACAAGGCTGATGCGACCGCGCGAATTCTGGGTGCGGCAAACACCTTCTGGTCCGAACATGGCGCACTCCATGTCAGCAACACCGACACATACGGATTTCTCGCCAATCTGGACGCCGCAGTGCCGCAATGGGATCGGCGTCCCGCGGATATCAGCCGCAAAGCCGTCGTGCTGGGCGCCGGCGGCGCTGCACGAGCAATTGTGTTTGGTCTGATCAGCCGCGGCTTCACTGAAATCGTCCTCGCCAATCGCACACTGTCGCGAGCCGAAAAGCTGGTCGGGCATTTTGCCGCAGCCGCAGAACAGCAGAATTGCCGACTTCTGCCGTTGACACTTGCGGATGCCGAGGCCGCTCTGGTCCACACGGATCTGCTGGTCAACGCAACCAGCCTTGGTATGGTGGGTCAGGATGAGCTAGAGATTTCACTCACCCGGCTTCCGGTCAGCGCGGTCGTGACCGATATCGTCTACACACCTCTGCAGACCGGATTGCTGTCAGCTGCACAAGGCCGGGGCAACCGCACAGTAGACGGACTGGGTATGTTGCTGCATCAGGCCGTGCCCGGCTTTGAAAGATGGTTTGGCATTCGCCCGCAGGTCACAGAGGCATTGCACCGCCATATGCTGCAGGATCTATGAACGATCTCAAAACCGGGCCTCAGTCAAATCCCCCTGCCGGGCCGGGCCGGCAGGGTGGCACAACTGTGCTCGGTCTGACCGGCTCCATCGGCATGGGTAAATCAACAACGGCGGAGCTGTTCCGGCAGGAAGGCGCTGCGGTATTCGATGCCGACGCAGCAGTGCATGAGCTGTATTCCGGACCTGCCGTTTCGCCGGTCGCTGCCAGATTTCCCGATGCGCTCCGGGACGCAACGATTGATCGGGAGGCATTGGCCCGCCTTGTTGTCGGCGATCAGCAGGCTTTGTCCGATCTGGAAGCAATCATTCACCCTCTGGTGCGCCAGGCGGAGCTTGATTTCATCGCGCAGCACAAGAGCCAGGGCACAGAATTCGTCGTTCTCGATATCCCCCTTCTGTTTGAAAGCAATGGCGATGAGGTGTGTGACAAGACGGTGGTGGTCAGCGCACCGGCAAGGGTCCAGCAGACCAGGGTTCTGGCACGCAAAGGCATGACCAAGGCGCGGTTCGACCAGCTCCTGTCCCGGCAGATGAGCGATGCGGAAAAGCGCGCCAGAGCGGATTTCATTGTATCCACCGACAAGGGTCTGAAGGATGCAAAGCGCCAGGTTCTCGACATTTTGAGCCAGTTGCGCAAATGATTCACGTGAAACAATCGCCTCCACTGGACAACAGGTTCGCGAAGCAGATATGGCTTGATCCTGTCGGAGTGAACCAGCCATGCGCGAAATAGTCTTTGATACGGAGACCACAGGGCTAGACGCCCGCAAGGGCGACAAGCTGATCGAGATTGGCTGCGTGGAACTGGTCAACCGGTTTCCCACGGGAAAGACCTATCACCAGTATATCAACCCCGAGCGCGAGGTCAGCCCCGGCGCTTTTGATGTTCATGGCCTGTCCTGGGACAGTCTCAAAGACAAACCGGTGTTTGCCGATATTGCCGCCGGTTTTATGGAATTTGTCGGTGAGGATGGCATTCTGGTGGCCCACAATGCCAGTTTCGACATGGGCTTCGTCAACACCGAACTGGCGGCGATCGGCCAGTCAGCCTATCCCGATGAACGGGTCGTCGATACGCTGGTGCTGGCACGGCGCAAAAATCCGGCCGGTCCTAATTCGCTCGATGCGCTGTGCACCCGTTTCGGCGTTAACAACAACCACCGCACTTTCCACGGCGCTCTGCTTGACGCCGAATTGTTGGCGAAGGTCTATCTTGAACTGCTTGGTGGCGCACAGGCGGACCTTGGACTGAATGCAGCCAATCCCGAAGAGGGCCTTGATGAAGATGGCAATCTCTGGCATCCGAAGCCAAGACCAGACCCCTTGCCGCCGCGTTTGAGTGATGATGAGCGTGCCGCTCACGCTGTATATGTAGCGACTTTTGCTGTGGAATCGCTCTGGTCGATCTATCAGCCCCGCACCCGGCGGACGCCGCGAACCGGCCGGACATAGCGGCAAAATTCGTCCTCACTGGCCGAATACTGCGACAATCCGTTACACGTTTCTCTGCAGATGACCGGAATTTCATTTTGCATTCTCACGCGAATGCGTCAAATAATCGCCTGATCCTTCGTCTAGGCGTCTGGCTCCGGTCCCAATGTCCGGACTTGATCCTGTGCAGCAATGTTCCCGGCGTGTCGCAGGACAGCAGAAACGGAGATGGCCTTGATGGATACCGAACTGCCGGACCAGCATGCGGACAGACCTTCAAAGGAACTGGCAAAGGAGTTGGCCAGACCCGGTGCCGAGAGAACACCTATGGTTGGGCCTGCAGATAGCGGCCCGTCCGAACTTTCCGGCAAAAAGCGGATCAGACCGGTGTTTCTGCTCCTGCAGGGCATCATTGCAATCGCCATCGTATTTGGCGCCGCGCTGATCATGCTGCAGATGCTGACCGAAAAAGCCGCCCCGATGCAGCGCCCGGTGCGTGAACAGGTTTTTACGGTGGAGACAATTGCGCTGGAACGCGGCAACTTTCAGCCCGAAATTTCAGTCTTTGGAACGATCATTGCCGGTAATATTATCGAGCTGCGCAGCGAATTATCCGGCCCTTTGATCTCGGTCAATCCTTTGCTTCGCAGCGGTTCCGTCCTCAGCGCCGGTACAGAAATCGCAAGCATCGACCCATTTGAGTATCAGACGGCTCTCGCAGAAGCCGATATTGATATTCTCGATTCAGAGGCCAAATTGCTGGAAGCGCAGGCCCGGTTGTCGGCGGTCAAAGCCGATGTGACGAATACCGAAGCCCAGCTGGAACTGGCTGAACGGGATCTGGAACGGGCGCAAGCCTTGGTCGCTAAAGGATCGGCAACCCGTCAGACAGCTGACCAGCGCCAGCAGGCGCTTCTGCAGATCAGGGCAGCGCTTGATGGCGCCCGCTCGAATCTGAAGGTGGAAGAAGCAAAACTTGCGCAGCAGAAGGCAGCCATGGACCGGCTCGCGCTGAAGCGCACACGGGCACAACGCAACCTCGATCAAACCGTTCTGAAAGCACCTGCCGATGCAGTTATCGACACCGAATCGATGACTCTCGGGCAGATGGTCACCGCAAACCAGGTCGTCGCCGAATTGCTCGATCTGTCAGCATTTGAGGTCCGCTTTACCCTGTCCGACGGGCAATATGGCCGGCTCACACGCCAGGCCGATGACCAGAACGGCCAACAGACCGGTCAACAAATAGGACAACTGCCCGGAACCCGGATAAAGGTGCGGTGGACTGTCGGCTCCCGCCAGGAAACAGTCCCGGCAACGATCAGCCGGACGGCATCGACCATTGCTGCGGATCGCGGCGGTATCACTCTTTTTGCTGCCCTTGACCCATTGCCGGCAGAGACGGATTTGCGGCCAGGCGCTTTTGTTGAGGTCAGCCTGCCAGATCAGGTTTACGCCAATGCGATCAGGGTTCCCGAAGCCGCATTGTATGATGAACAGCGCATTTATGTTGCCGAAGAGGGCCGGCTGCGCTCGGTGCCGGTTTCGGTGCTGACGTTTTCCGGAACGAATGTTCTTCTGCAAGCCGATCCGGCCGATCTGGCCGGTGGCGCAAGGGTCCTGACAACCCGCATCGCCGAGGTTGGGGACGGACTGCGCGTTCGCGAAGCCGGCAGCGCAGCGCCGGAAACAGAGCGCGGCGGCAGAGGCGAGGGTGCCGGCAGAGGCGAGGGTGCCGGCAGAGGCGAGGGTGCCGGCAGAGGCGAGGGTGCCGGCAGGGGCGAGGGCGGCCGCAGAGGTGAAGGTGGTCGTCCTCGGGGCGGCCACGGCGGCGGGTCAAGATTATGAAACAGCCGCAGATCCCTGGAAACGAACCGGGCCGTCCGGCACGCAAAAGCCCTTTGCCGCGCATCGGCGCATCCTATGAATTTGCGCGAAAACGCGGCGGTCTGATCGGATTGTTTGTTCGTCACAAAAACGCAGCGAATCTGTTGATGATTCTGATGCTTCTGGGCGGCATAGCCGCGATCAGCCGGATCAATACCCAGGTCTTTCCCTCAATTGAAGTCAATTCAGTGAGCGTCATCATCAACTGGCCTGGCGCCAGCGCTGAAGATGTTGCCGAAAATATTCTGGCCAATGTGGAACCTGCCTTGCGGTTTCTGGAAGGCGTTGAGGATATGCGCTCCAATGCCCGTGAGGGGGCGGCGTCTATCCGGCTTGAACTGGAGCCCGGCACAAATCTGCAGGATACCCAGGACAAGGTGGAACAGGCACTGAATGGCATTTCCACGCTTCCCGATGAGGCGGAAACGCCCCGACTCTCGACGCCGCGGTTTTTCGATATTCTGGCCCGGCTTTCAATTTCCGGTCCGTTTCCGGAAAGTTCGCTGAAAGTCTTTGCCAGACGGATCAGGGACGATCTGCTTGGGCTTGGCATCGACAAGGTTGATTTCTCCGGTTTCCGCGACACCGAAATTGGTATTGAACTTGATGAACGCAGCCTGAGGCGCGTCGATCTGACCGTCGCGGATGTGGCTGCAGCCGTTCAGGCCAATACCCGCGACCGGCCTTCCGGCAGCCTCGATAGTGATGTGGAGCGGCAATTGCGGGTGGTGGCCGGCGATCTTGACTCCGAGGCGCTGCGTGACCTGCCGCTGCGGTCCGCAGCCAATGGCGAGACCATCCGGCTGGGCGATATCGGCCGTGTCAGAATGGGCTTCAATGACGATCAGGTGCGCGGTCTCGCCAATGGTGAAACCGGCATTGAAATGACGATCCAGACCGGAACCGGCAAGGACACGCTGCAAACCGCCGCTATATTGCAGACCTATCTGGACGAACTGAAGCCGACTTTACCGCGTAATCTGAAACTCCAGCTCTATGATCTTCGCTCCGATCGCCTCAATGACCGCATCATGCTTCTGGTGAAAAATGGCGCAACAGGACTTGCCCTCGTACTCGTCATTCTGTTCGTATTCCTCAATGCGCGGACCGCTTTCTGGGTGGCAGCAGGTATCCCGGTTGCCCTGCTTATCACCATCGGAGCGCTCTATCTGATGGGCGAAACCATCAATATGCTGTCGCTGTTTGCCCTGATCATGATGCTCGGCATCATTGTCGATGATGCAATTGTCGTTGCAGAACACACCGAAACCCGGTTCAAGAGCGGCGAACCGCCGATGATGGCGGCGGAAAATGGTGCTGGTCGCATGATGATGCCTGTCATGGCGGCGGCGCTTACAACCATCGCAGCCTTTGCACCGATCCTGTTGCTCGGCGGCACGATCGGAGCCTTTATGGGGGTCCTGCCTCTGGTCGTCATTGCGGTTCTGATTGCCAGTCTGATTGAGTGTTTTCTCATCTTGCCGGGTCATCTGGCACACGCCATGACGCGGGCCGGTCAGCGGCGTTGGTCCCACTGGCGGATGATTTTCATTGCGCTGTCCCTGCTGTCGTTGCTGACGGTGGCCAATACGCTGCCACTGCCGGGGACAGCCGGAAAGCTGCAGGCTATCATTGAAGCCTGGCCAACGCTGGCGCTGGCCGGTGTTTTCTCCGCGATCAGCCTGTTAATTGCGGTTGTGATTGAAGCTGTAGTCTATCAGCTTGCAAAGCCCCATGCCTCCGGACGCGCCGGGTTGGGCGCGCGCACACGCGCAGCCTTTGACGATGGCTTCAACCGGTTTCGCGACGGCCCCTTTGCCGCGCTGGCAGAGGCTGCCTATGCCGGGCGTTACATCACCGTCGCCTTCACAATTGCAGCGATGATTATCGCGCTGGCCTTTGTCCAGTCCGGCCGGGTCAGCTTCACATTTTTCCCGTCGCCTGAGGCGGAATCAATCGGTGCCGGAGTGGAATTCAACGCCGGCATTACACAAATAGAAGCACTGCAACGTCTCCGAATACTGGAACAGGCTCTGTTTTCAGTGGAAGCATCGCTGGCTGAACCCGGCGCGTTGATCCGCTCAAGCTTCCTGACATTGGGAAGTTCAGGGCGCAGTCGCGGCGATAATGTCGCGAGCTTTCGCGTCCAGCTGACAGCGTCGGAGGATCGCGATATCCGGACGTCTGAAATTATTTCCGAATGGCGCGCGGCAGTTCCCGATATGCCCGGGCTGAAACGCTTTGCTGTTGCGCGGCACCGCGGCGGCCCGCCCGGACGGGATATCGACGTGCGGCTGAAAGGCAGCGATCCCACAATTCTGAAAACCGCCGCGGCAGAGCTGATTGTCCTGATAAATTCATTTCCCGGTGTCAGTGGCGCCGAAGATGATCTGCCATATGGCAAGCCGGAACTGGTGATGCGTCTGAAAGACAGAGGAGCCTCGCTTGGCTTTACCGTTGACCGGGTTGGCGAACAGTTGCGCAATGCGTTTGAAGGCACCATTGCACGACGGTTTTCCAATGGGGACGAGGAAATCGCCATTCGCATCAGTGAAAAGCGTGCTCTGGAAGGCACTGCCGCCTTGCGCGAGCTGGATCTGCGCGCGCCTGACGGGCGTTATGTGCCGATCACTGAAGTGGTCAGCCTGTCGGAGCGCCAGGGCTTTGCCGCCATCCAGCGGCGCGATGGCCGCACCACCATATCGATAACAGCTGATGTCGATGACCAGGTGACCAACGCCAATGCCATTCTGGAACAGCTTGAAACCGATGGCCTGGAGGCCATCGCCACGCGCTACGGAGTGGATTACAAATTGTCCGGCCGGGCTGAAGAGCAGGACAGATCCTTCAGCGAATTGCGCCTTGGCACGGCCGCAGCGATGCTGGTGATTTACATCATTCTTGCCTGGGTCTTTGCCAGCTATACAAGGCCGCTTGTGGTGATGATGATTATCCCCTTCGGCTTTGTCGGCACGGTGTTCGGGCACTGGCTGCTTGGCTTTGACCTGACGGTCCTGTCGGTCATCGGCCTGCTCGGCCTGTCGGGCATTCTGGTCAATGATTCGATCATTCTGGTCAGCCGGCTGGAGGAACGCCTCGCCGATGGTGATGTCCCGCGCGCCGCTGCCACAGGGGCGAGTCGCGACAGGCTGCGGGCAGTGTTGCTGACATCGCTCAGTACCATTGGCGGCCTTGCGCCATTGTTGTTTGAAACCAGTCTTCAGGCCCAGTTCCTGATGCCAATGGCAATTACCATGGTGTTCGGCCTGGCCTTCGCCACCCTGCTGGTTCTGTTTCTGGTGCCCGCCCTGATTGGTGTCGGCGAGGATTTCACCCGGCTGCGCCGGACCATATATGGCAGTCCTATGAGCGCCAGAAGCGCGGCAGAATAAGCACCAGTATCGTAAAGAACTCTAGCCGTCCCACCAGCATACCCAGGATCAGCAGCCATTTGGCGGTATCGCTCAATGGCGCAAAATTGCCGGACGGTCCGATGATTTCTCCAAGTCCCGGACCAACATTTGACAGCGAGGTGGCGGCTCCTGACATGGCGGTCAGCGTGTCCAGACCAGTCAGCGACAGCAACACCGCCAACACTGCAAAACTCAAAAGATAGAGAAAGAAAAACGCCATCACCGATTGCGAGACGCTGCCCGGGATCGGTCGCCCGTTGAAGCGGCGGATGAAAATGCCATTGGGAAAGGCCAGACGATTGAGATGCTGTTTTAAATCCATGAACAGCACCTGAACGCGGAACACTTTCAGGCCGCAGGATGTTGATCCGGCGCAACCGCCGATAAAGGTGATGACAAAGAACAGGGCCACCGAAAATGGTCCCCATGCACCGTAATCATCATTGGCGTAGCCGGTTCCGGTCATGATCGAAATCACATTGAAAGCGCCATAACGCAGGCCATCCAGCCCGAAATGGGCTTCATTCCAGCTCTCATAGGCCCAGATGGCAAGAATGAACATCAGCAGAATGCCGAAAAAAGCCCGCACCTGCTGGTCCGTCCAGATTGGTTTGAGCCGGCCCTGAAACACCTGTACCCAAAGCAGAAAGGGCAGGCTGCCCGCAATCATGAACACCATTGCGATTGTATCAATCAGCGCGCTGTCGAAAAAGGCCAGCGACGTGTCCTTGGTGGAAAACCCGCCCGTGGCGACAGTTGTCATGGCGTGAAACAACGCGTCGGATAAACTCATTCCGGCAATGAAATAGGCAAAGGTGCACAATACGGTCAGGCTAATGTAGATCATG from Pararhizobium sp. IMCC3301 includes the following:
- a CDS encoding TrkH family potassium uptake protein; translated protein: MQTPDIMGLQSDGRAGAAFATDPLIPAQSALDIRPVLLVIGILTAILGVTMMAPAIVDAALGNADWRSFSVASLITTLFGLGLWLATRGTVRGLGTRQAFMMTVSAWLVLTTFGALPIYLSGVVPSFTDAFFEAMSGLTTTGATVITHLEATPPGILFWRAILQWLGGLGIIVMAVAILPMLQIGGMQIFKAEAFDSTDAILPRVTQISGAMSMIYISLTVLCTFAYFIAGMSLSDALFHAMTTVATGGFSTKDTSLAFFDSALIDTIAMVFMIAGSLPFLLWVQVFQGRLKPIWTDQQVRAFFGILLMFILAIWAYESWNEAHFGLDGLRYGAFNVISIMTGTGYANDDYGAWGPFSVALFFVITFIGGCAGSTSCGLKVFRVQVLFMDLKQHLNRLAFPNGIFIRRFNGRPIPGSVSQSVMAFFFLYLLSFAVLAVLLSLTGLDTLTAMSGAATSLSNVGPGLGEIIGPSGNFAPLSDTAKWLLILGMLVGRLEFFTILVLILPRFWRS
- a CDS encoding efflux RND transporter permease subunit, which codes for MKQPQIPGNEPGRPARKSPLPRIGASYEFARKRGGLIGLFVRHKNAANLLMILMLLGGIAAISRINTQVFPSIEVNSVSVIINWPGASAEDVAENILANVEPALRFLEGVEDMRSNAREGAASIRLELEPGTNLQDTQDKVEQALNGISTLPDEAETPRLSTPRFFDILARLSISGPFPESSLKVFARRIRDDLLGLGIDKVDFSGFRDTEIGIELDERSLRRVDLTVADVAAAVQANTRDRPSGSLDSDVERQLRVVAGDLDSEALRDLPLRSAANGETIRLGDIGRVRMGFNDDQVRGLANGETGIEMTIQTGTGKDTLQTAAILQTYLDELKPTLPRNLKLQLYDLRSDRLNDRIMLLVKNGATGLALVLVILFVFLNARTAFWVAAGIPVALLITIGALYLMGETINMLSLFALIMMLGIIVDDAIVVAEHTETRFKSGEPPMMAAENGAGRMMMPVMAAALTTIAAFAPILLLGGTIGAFMGVLPLVVIAVLIASLIECFLILPGHLAHAMTRAGQRRWSHWRMIFIALSLLSLLTVANTLPLPGTAGKLQAIIEAWPTLALAGVFSAISLLIAVVIEAVVYQLAKPHASGRAGLGARTRAAFDDGFNRFRDGPFAALAEAAYAGRYITVAFTIAAMIIALAFVQSGRVSFTFFPSPEAESIGAGVEFNAGITQIEALQRLRILEQALFSVEASLAEPGALIRSSFLTLGSSGRSRGDNVASFRVQLTASEDRDIRTSEIISEWRAAVPDMPGLKRFAVARHRGGPPGRDIDVRLKGSDPTILKTAAAELIVLINSFPGVSGAEDDLPYGKPELVMRLKDRGASLGFTVDRVGEQLRNAFEGTIARRFSNGDEEIAIRISEKRALEGTAALRELDLRAPDGRYVPITEVVSLSERQGFAAIQRRDGRTTISITADVDDQVTNANAILEQLETDGLEAIATRYGVDYKLSGRAEEQDRSFSELRLGTAAAMLVIYIILAWVFASYTRPLVVMMIIPFGFVGTVFGHWLLGFDLTVLSVIGLLGLSGILVNDSIILVSRLEERLADGDVPRAAATGASRDRLRAVLLTSLSTIGGLAPLLFETSLQAQFLMPMAITMVFGLAFATLLVLFLVPALIGVGEDFTRLRRTIYGSPMSARSAAE